The Cetobacterium ceti sequence AAAAACTTATAGAATTTAGAGTATTCAAAAAGGCTGATTCAATTTTAGACCTGTTTAAATTTTTTTGACCTCATAATTTTGATTGTGAATGATTTCCAACTCATTTTTGATTAATTATATGATTGAACCATAAAAGTGTCTATATGACAAAATATTGTTTTGTAACATATAAAATCATTGAAAAATAAGGTGTAAAATTGCCTTTTTATATTTTTTTCTTTTTTACAAAAAAATGTAACATAGAAATCCCTTATTTTTCAAAGGAGGTGATTTTATAAAACAGCATGTTATTATCCCAAGACGTTTTATGTCAACTTTAACTTTTAAAGTAGAAGTTGATGGAAAATGGGAAAAAGGGAAATGGATAGATGGTGAAATAATTGAAAAGCAAATAGAAGGGGTATGTATGCCTTTTACATCCCAGGAACTTAAAAATTTTCCTGAGGGGTATGTTTCTTTAGATGATAAAGATTTAAAAACTTATTCATCCTTAGAAGAAAATACAAAAGTCAAATTTGATGGGAAGCTTTATAAAGTTTGTAAAGGATTGGATTATGGCTATTTGGCAGATATTAAGAACTACATTTTAAAGGAAGTAAAAGAATGATAACACCAGTTTTAAAAATAATAGAGGCTATAAATATGAGGGCAGATTGCCCTCTTCAAATTATCCCTGGTTATTCAAATAAAAAAAGACCTTCTGATCCTTTTACTGTCTTTTATGAACTCCAACCAAAAATAGCTGATTTTTGGGGTGGTGATGAAGTAAATGGAGAGGAAATAGCAACAACATATGGAGAGTTCCCAATTCAATTTGATATTTATGCTAATTCAGATATAAAAGCTAGAGAATTAGCATATCAGTTGTGGGAACTAATCATTTATAAAATGAGATATGAAGAGTGGAGTTATGGAGAGATAGGAATTATAGGGCATACTGCCCCTAAACCTGTTCATTATCAATTAGATAGTAAAGATGATGATTTTTACTATAGATATACATTTGACATAACTTTTGAAAGTGATTTAAAAGCAAGTAAATTAGTTACTTATATAAGAGAAATACAAATTACTGTAAATGATAAAAAGTTTACAGTAGAGGAGGAAAAATAATGGACTATGAAAATCCAGTTCAAATAAAAGTTGAGGCAGCACCCACTTTTACACTAGCCGCTTTAAATAAAGGCTTATTTGTAACAGATGAAGGGCTTACAGAGCAATATATAAGCGATAAGAAAATGAAGGTACAGAAAAAAACAGGATTGACTGTAAATGTGCTTACTTGCAGCACGTCAGCAGAGGTTGCCGCTGCATTTGGAAATAACAGTAAAATATTTAAATGTATAGAGAGTTTTTTATCTCAAAAAGATTACCCATCAAGAAATCCCATTATTCCAGATTTCTTTACAATATTATCAGTTAAGAATGCAAGCCAAACAACAAAAGAAGATGTTTTAACAGGCTTAAATCAAGCCCTTTCAAATACATTTTATGGAATTACTCACACACTAGCAGATGGAATTTTAGCACAAGGAGATTTAAATCCTTGGTTAAATGAAAATAGAAAAATATTCTTTGAAAATGTAACTACTAAAACAACTGCTGAAAATATAAGAAGTGATAGGTATGTTCAAATTTATAATGCTGTAGCAGAGGAAAATAAGGCAGCAGCTTATCTAGCTACTGTAATAACAAAAGGAGCTGGAAGTAAAGTTGATATGAATATCTTAAATGGATGTTCAGCAGATGTTAGTGGAGGAGAGAGACAAAATTTAACTAAGCAAAATATAAACTTTACAGAAAAACAAACAAGTAAAGAATATGTCGTTGTCCGAACGGGAATAGCAACGGATGGAACATCAATTGATGAAACTACCGCTATTGACTGTATTATCTATAATTTAATAGATAATATGTTAATTGCAATGGCTGAAAAAGGATTTAAGCAAGATGATAGAGGCTATTCGGAGCTTGAAAGTGTTTTAAGTAAAGTAATGGGGGAAATGTACCAGTTGGGATTAATTGCTAAAGAAGGAGCAAGTCCAGCTTTTAAAATATTCCCGATTTCTCAAACGGCAGCAGAAAGACAACTTAAAGTAATAAGAGTAAAAATCTTATTTAGATTAGCGGATTGGGCTAAAACAATCGAGCTAACATTATCAAGAACGTACGGGAAGGTGAATGAATAATGGCTAAAGACCCATCAAAAGTATTTTTAAACGTAGGTGGATATACTTTGAAGCAAATAAAATCAATAACTAGAACCTCCCAGGATCAGTGGAAACAAGATGACGTTGACATCTACGGGAATTCTGAAAATATAGAAATAAATGACCCAAGGACAGAATTTAAAGTAGGAGTTACGAGAGGTGGAGAAGATGAACTTTATTTATATAATGCAGCAGAGGCAAAATTAGAGATCCCTTTTTTAACGTATCAAGATAAAAGCGGTATGGCTAAAATTGCAGAGTCTTATATTAATGCTGTAATTTTACATAACGAAAGGGATGGGGGAAGTGGAAATAATGAATCTAATTATATAATCAAATGTTTTAAAGTACAAAATCTAGCAACAAAATAAGGAGGAATAAGCAATGGCAAAGTTAGAAATAAAAGAAGAGATAAAAGAAAAAATTAAAAATTTAGAGTTTAAAAAAGAACATTTAGGAGCTATAGAGTTTTCATTTTCTGTTACAAACTCAAATTTTGAAAAAGAAGATGTGGAATTTAGAATTGAGAGAGTAACACCCCAAACCTTTTTAAAGCTAACAGATAAAACAGGAAATTTACAAATTACAGAAGAGGCACTAAGAAGTTTTATATCTTTACCTCTTGAGGCGAAAAAGTTAGATTTCTTTAAATTTGATAATGAGGCACTAGGTGAAATTGTTGATATAGCCACAACATTCCAACAGCAGCCCTTGCTATACGCAGCAAGAGCAAGAGAAATTAAGGGAGATACTCCAGCCGCGATATGATCTAGCTTTTAGAATGAAATGTAATCCAAGAGAGGTTTTAAACCTCTCTTATGAAGATTTTGAGCTATTAAATCTAGCTTGGAATGATTATGTAGAAAGAGAAAATGAAAGAATAAAATTAGAAATGAAAGGAGATTAAGGAAATGCTAGAGGCTTTAACTACGAGTTTTTCGATAGGCGGAGAAGGTTTTAAAATATTAAAAAGCATAGAGGAAACATATGCAAGATTAAGAAATTCATTCCCAAAAATTGAAAGAACAAATACTAAAATGTGGGATAAAATGCAATCTAAAGCAAATAAATTCTTAGGCTTTATTAAAAACGGAACCGTTAAAGTTGGAAATGCTTTTAAAATCATGTCCGCTCGTTCTAATATCCCCGTGGATTCAATGTGGAAAAGGATGGGAAGAGGCGGTAAAAAATTCTTTAATTCAATAAAATTAGAAACAACTGGAGCTATAAATGCTTTTAGTAAATTGAGAGCTAAAAGTAAAGGGCTTTATGGAAAGCTTGGCGGTAAAAATGGCGGCTTTGGAGCAACTGGAAAGGTTGCGGGTCTAGTTGCTGGAATAGGGTTAAGCTTTGGAATCGCTGGGGCTATAAATGAGTATAAATCATTTGATGATGTAATGCTAAAAACTAAGGCTATATCGGGAGCAACTGGAGAAAGTTATAACAAACTAAGAAATCAAGCAAAACTACTAGGAGCACAGACAAGATTTACTGCCACAGAGGTGGGAGAGGCTCAAAAATATCAAGCAATGGCTGGATGGAAAGTTAATCAGATTTTAGCAGCAACACCCGCTATTATGAACCTTGCCACTGCCTCGGGAGAGCAACTTGGGACTGTATCAGATATTGTTACAGATTCCATGACTGCCTTTGGATGGGCAGCAAATAAAGCAAATAAATTTACAGATGTTTTAGCTCAAACAGCTACTCAAACTAATACCTCGGTGGGGCTTTTAGGAGAGTCTTTCAAATATGTTTCGCCCACCGCTGCGACGTTGGGAGAAAGTGTACAGTCAACCGCAACATGGTTAGGTATTTTAGCTAATAACGGAATTAAAGGAAGTATGGCAGGGGTTTCACTGAATGAAACAATGCAAAGTCTTATAAAGCCTTCTAAAGAGGCGGGAGTTTTACTCGATAAATTAGGAGTTAAGGTTAAAGACGCAAATGGGAATTTTTTAGGATTAGATAAAATATTTCCTCAAATAAGAAAAGGATTACAAGGGCTAGGAAATGCTGATAAAGGAGCTATTCTTAATACAATATTCGGAGAAAGAGGAGGGAGAGCAGCTAATCTTATTTTAAATACTACTCAATCTCAAATAGAACAATTAAGAAAAACAATAGAAGATTCAGCGGGTGCAACTGCCAAAATGGCAAAAATCATGGATAGCGGATTAGGTGGAGCAATTGCAAGAGCTAAATCGGCTATAAGTGGATTTGGAATAGAATTAGTTGAAGCCTTTTCTGTCGATATTAGTACAGGATTGGATTCTTTCTCTAACTGGCTTAATGGATCAATCCCTAAATTAAAAGCATTCATAACTGAAATTAAAGACTTTTGGAAAGCTAATAAAGATTTTATAATAGCTATTTCAGCGGGTATTATTGCTCTTAATATTTTAATGGGTGTATTAGCTTTAGCGACTGCCCCTTTTTCAATGATAGCAATAGGGATTGCTGCGGTTGTTGCTGGAATAGTATTAGCATATAGAAAATTCAAATGGTTTGCAAATGTTGTAAACTTTCTGAAAGATGTTGTTATTGGAGCTTTTAAAGCCATATTGTGGTATGTAAATAAAGTTATAAATGCCTGGAAAAGTGTAGGGAACTTTATAGGGAATTTATTAGGCTTTAAGAGTCACGATATAAATATTAAAAAAGTAAATAGAACTGAAATGATAAATAAAGATGAAAATAAAACAAATAGAGAAATGCCTTTATCTCCTGTTTTGATTGCTACTTCTTCCCCTCCATCAATTCCTCAAAATGTTGGAGGAACTAAAGAAACTAAAATTTATAATAGTAATCACATTGAAATAAATGGGAACGATAAAGAGGCTATGAGGCGAGAATTAGAATATTTCTTCTACGAAAAAGAAATTCAGAAAGGGGAAAGATAATAATGATTTTAGATAGCCTTGGGGGCTTATTTAATAATAGTGTAGATAATACTTTGCAAGGTATTAAAGATTATCTCACAAATAGAGCTGACACAATAAATACTAATTGGAAAAGAGAAGAGGTTTCTTTTGAAAGAAAAATAACTCTTATTGAAGGAGTTAATATAGATTTAGCTCATTCAGTTAATTTAAATAATAATTCTACAACTGCGGATCATACGTTAGATAGTAACTCAGTGATAAGCGAGGGGCGGATTTTAAGCCCTGCAACTTTTTCTCTTGAATGTAAACTGACGGGGGCGGATCACAAAGAAAGATATAACAGACTTTTAAAATTAAATAATGACACAAGTAAATTAGTCTCTTTGATGTTTGATGGCGAGGTTATATCTAATTTAGCAATAACAAATATATCTAAACAAATAACTAATGTTACTTTCTCTAGCTTAACTATAAGCTTTAAGAAATATAAATTTGTAAAAATAGCACAAATACCAGCCCCCGCTATGAAGAAAATAATTTCTAAAACTAATGAAAGCAAAGGTGGGAAATTAAAAACTGATAAAGTAGTTCTCTTAACTAAAGAACAAATAGAGGCGGGGAAAAAATATGATGAAATGCAAAATAAAGCAAAATATTATGCTACAACACCTAACATTGTAAAAGTAACTATAGCCCCTTCTTTAGTAAAAGGATTTGATCAATATAGTTTCTTAACAAAACCTAATAATATTCCCCAGATTGGAGCTAGATAATGTTATTAACTAAAATTAAATTAAATAAACGTTTAATTCCTTCTAAAATAGAGCTTATTATCCAAGATGAAATATTTTATCTAGGATTTACATATAATCTTTATGATGAAAGGGTTTATATAGATTTGTATGATAAAAATGATAATCTTCTACAAGGGCAAGAACCTGTAATTCTTTCTATGCCGCTTTGGAGTAGATTTCAATTTGATGTTGCAGGGAACATAAAAAAAGGATTCCCTAAAGCTCTAATAATTCCTAATTTTGCAGATTCTAGCAGAGTTGACAATATTAATTTTTCTAACATTTCAGATGTAGAACTTTACATCCAGGAGCTGGTTTTAAATGAATAGTAGAAAAGCTTTTTTATATATAAATGGGGTAGAAATACCCCATGAAGAGCAAGGAGGACTATATTTCGAGGCTGCATATAACAGTGGGAAAATTAATGAAATTGGCTCTATGAAATTTAAAATTTATAACCTTTCACAAGATGTTGTTCCAGGAACAGTTATTGATTATGATTTCTTCAGAGGAGATTATGGGGGAAGGTTTGGAACATATACAGTAAAAAAAAGAAACTTAGAAAAAAGTGGTGGAGATACAGTACAAGTTTTATTTTGTTCAGAAAGAGCAATGGAAACATCAAATATAGTTTCAGTTAGTCTTAAAGGGCAAATAACAGCAGATAAAGCTATAAAAGAGATTTGTAAGGCAGCGGGTTTAAATCCTGTGAGTGTTGAATTAAAAATCAATAAAACTTTCCCAAATTCCTTTTCGTGTTACGGGAAAGCATTAGATGAATTAAAAGAATTGGCTAAAGATACATCTAGTCAACTTAAAATTGAAAATAAAGATGTTTACTTTTATATAGATACTTTGAAACAAACTAACAAAATCATAGAGTTAAATTTTGAAAGTGGGCTTATTAAAAATCCTCGTGCAGCAGAAGAACTCACAACGGATAATATAAGCAATATTAAAGCCTCAAATGGTGAAGTTAAAGCAAATTATTTAACAAATGATAAATTAAAAGCTAAGACTACAAATGAATATGATTTTATTATAGAGTGCTTATCTATTCATACTTTGAAAAAAGGAGTTGTACTTCAAATTGGAGATAACAAAGTTTGGAGTGGGTTATGCAAAATTGTAGAAATGGAAATGAGAAATAATAAAACATGGACACAGAAATTAAAGGTTAAGGTGGTTTAATGTTTACAAATGATTTAGCAGAAGTAATTGCTATAGAGGGAAGAATTTTATCAGTGCAGCCGTTAGGAAATAGAGGAGGGGTAAAACCTCCCATAATCCATGGTGTCCCTCTAGGGCTTAATGGTATAGATAATTTTTATAATGATGTAGTTATAAAAATAGGTAGTATAGTTCCTATTTTTTATACTACAAGTGATATTTCTAACTTTTTAATTAGAAATAATAAAGATGTAACTTCAACAAGAGAAAATAGTTATAACTCATGCTTTGCTTTGCCTTTTACATTCTCTAAAGAAAGTTTATCAATTCCTATCCCTTCAGAATTAAAAGAGGTTGGGAATAAAAAATTTATTGGAAATTTAAATCATGAGGGATCCCAACTTTCTACAGAAGAAATTAAATCTGAAACAGATGTAAAAGCTGAAAGTATTTCTCTTAAAGGACACGATCATAATTATACTACACCAGCCCACGCAGCGGGAACAGGGGCAACTACTCCGCCAAATGAAT is a genomic window containing:
- a CDS encoding phage tail tape measure protein, whose translation is MLEALTTSFSIGGEGFKILKSIEETYARLRNSFPKIERTNTKMWDKMQSKANKFLGFIKNGTVKVGNAFKIMSARSNIPVDSMWKRMGRGGKKFFNSIKLETTGAINAFSKLRAKSKGLYGKLGGKNGGFGATGKVAGLVAGIGLSFGIAGAINEYKSFDDVMLKTKAISGATGESYNKLRNQAKLLGAQTRFTATEVGEAQKYQAMAGWKVNQILAATPAIMNLATASGEQLGTVSDIVTDSMTAFGWAANKANKFTDVLAQTATQTNTSVGLLGESFKYVSPTAATLGESVQSTATWLGILANNGIKGSMAGVSLNETMQSLIKPSKEAGVLLDKLGVKVKDANGNFLGLDKIFPQIRKGLQGLGNADKGAILNTIFGERGGRAANLILNTTQSQIEQLRKTIEDSAGATAKMAKIMDSGLGGAIARAKSAISGFGIELVEAFSVDISTGLDSFSNWLNGSIPKLKAFITEIKDFWKANKDFIIAISAGIIALNILMGVLALATAPFSMIAIGIAAVVAGIVLAYRKFKWFANVVNFLKDVVIGAFKAILWYVNKVINAWKSVGNFIGNLLGFKSHDINIKKVNRTEMINKDENKTNREMPLSPVLIATSSPPSIPQNVGGTKETKIYNSNHIEINGNDKEAMRRELEYFFYEKEIQKGER
- a CDS encoding phage baseplate plug family protein, giving the protein MLLTKIKLNKRLIPSKIELIIQDEIFYLGFTYNLYDERVYIDLYDKNDNLLQGQEPVILSMPLWSRFQFDVAGNIKKGFPKALIIPNFADSSRVDNINFSNISDVELYIQELVLNE
- a CDS encoding phage baseplate protein codes for the protein MILDSLGGLFNNSVDNTLQGIKDYLTNRADTINTNWKREEVSFERKITLIEGVNIDLAHSVNLNNNSTTADHTLDSNSVISEGRILSPATFSLECKLTGADHKERYNRLLKLNNDTSKLVSLMFDGEVISNLAITNISKQITNVTFSSLTISFKKYKFVKIAQIPAPAMKKIISKTNESKGGKLKTDKVVLLTKEQIEAGKKYDEMQNKAKYYATTPNIVKVTIAPSLVKGFDQYSFLTKPNNIPQIGAR
- a CDS encoding phage neck terminator protein, coding for MITPVLKIIEAINMRADCPLQIIPGYSNKKRPSDPFTVFYELQPKIADFWGGDEVNGEEIATTYGEFPIQFDIYANSDIKARELAYQLWELIIYKMRYEEWSYGEIGIIGHTAPKPVHYQLDSKDDDFYYRYTFDITFESDLKASKLVTYIREIQITVNDKKFTVEEEK